Within the Sphingomonas sp. SORGH_AS_0950 genome, the region AAGGTCGCGCCCTGGCGGACCAGGAACTGCGCGGCGCTCATCGTCGACCCGGCGAAACCGACCAGGCGACCGCTGGTCATATCGACCGCGCCGAAGGCGGCATTGCCCGACACCGTGGCATAGCCGCCGGTCATCGCCAGCGCCTCGACATTGGCGACGTTGGTGAAGGCGACCGGCGCGGCAGCGGTGCCGCCCGACAGCGCGATCGTGTCGGTGCCCGCCCCGCCATCGACCGCGCCCGCAAAGGTGCCCGCGATGGTGAAGCGCTGGTTCCCGCCGGTGAAGGCGACCTGGCCCGCGGTCAGGCTGCTGCCCGAGGCGATGGTCAGGTCGGTCGCGGCGTTGACCTGGGCATAGCTTTGCGCGCCCGTCAGGGTCAGCGCGCCGGTCCCTTCGGTCGCCAGCGTCTCGAACCCGGTCAGCGTGCCCGCCGCCAGCATCTGGTTGCCCGCCAGCTCCAGCGTGGCGGTGTCGTTGCCCGCGCCGCCCGCGACGCTGCCGATCAGGACCGAACCCGCCGCCAGGCGGAAGCTGTCATTGCCCGCGCCCAGGTCGATGACCCCGGCCAGCGTGCCGCCCCTGGCGACGGTCAGCGCCGTATCGCCGTCACCGAAGCCGAGCGGCGCCCCCTGCGACCCCAGCGAACCGGTGACGGTCAGCGCGTTGCCGGTCAGCGACACAGTCTCGAATCCGGTCGCCAGCCCGCTCAGCACCACCGGCGCATTGGCGGTGAAGCGTAAGCTGTCGGTGCCCGCGCCGCCATCGTAACGGCCCGCCGCATTGGTCGTGCCCAGCGCCAGCAGGTCGTCGCCCGCGCCCAGCGAAACGCTGGCGATGTCGCCATCGACGCGCAGCTGCTCGGCCGCGTCCGAGCCCGTGACCGATCCGATCCGGTTGCCCGCCAGCGCGACGTTCAGCCCGGTGCCCGCCAGCGCGACCGTGTCGAAGCTCTGGTCGAGCGTCAGCGACAGCGTGCCGGTGCCGGTCACCGCCAGCTGCTGGAAATTGCTGCGCTGGCCGATGCCGCTGCGGTCGCCCGCCAGCAGCACACCGTACAGGTTGGTGCCCGTGCCGCCATCGAGAGTGCCCAGGACGCGCGAATTGGGCCCCTCGACGAAGCTGTCATTCCCGCCGCCCAGCGCGACCGAACCGGCGATGGTGCCGGAATTGACGACCGTCTCGTTCGCATCGGTGCCGGTGATGGTGACCGGGCCGGTGCTGGTCAGCGTCTGGCCCGCCGCGACGGTCACCGTTCCGCCCGCGACCCCGATCGTGTCGAAGCGGAAGGTACCGGCATAGGTGACATTGCCCTGTCCGACCTGGTTGAAGCGCTGGAAATTGACGAACTGGTCGCCATTGACCGTCCCGCCCCCGGTCGCGTCGACGATCAGGCTGTTCGTACCCGTGCCGCCATCGACCGTCCCGACCAGCGTCGCGCTGGCGCGGTGCAGGAAGGTGTCGTCGCCCGCGCCGAGGAACACATTGCCCTCGATCCGGCCGTAATTCTCGATCCGGTCATTGCCGTCGCCCAGCGCGATCGACCCGAAAATGCTGCCGGTGTTGACGATCCTGTCGTCGGTCGCGCCGATGCTGTGGATCGCACCCGCCAGATAGGGACTGCCGATCTGGCGCACGAGGGTGTCATTCGCGGCCAGCGTGGTCCCCGCCCCGCCGCGAATCGTCCCGGCATTGGTCAGGTCGAGCGCGGCGCCGTTGGTCCTGACCGCGACGGACAGCGGCCCGGTCGCCTCGATCGTGCCGGTCGCGGCGTTGGTGATCGTGGCGGTTGCGGTGCCGTTGCCGAAGACCGACACGGCCGCGGCGATATAGGTGGTGGGTGCGGTGGGATCCTGCGGGACGCTGGCGCCCGCATAGGGATCGGTGATCGTCACCCCGCCGCCATTGGCGCGGATCGTGCCGCTGTTCGTGATGGCGATGCTCTGCGCGCCGGTGGTGGCGGTGCCGGAGCCGTTGAAACCGGCGCGGACGCCATAGGCCGATGTCCCGCTGGCGTCGATCGTGCCGCTATTGTCGAGGCGGATCGAACCGCCCGTGCCCCGGTAATCGTCGATCGTCAGCAGGGCGGCCGATCGGCCCTGCCCGGTCGCGGTGATCGATCCGCTGTTGGTGACGGCGATCGCATAGGAGCGCGCGGCGTCCGATGCCGGCGTGCCGTAATAGGTGTAGCGGCCCGCATAGGCGTTGACGCCCTGGGTGACCGTGCCGCTGTTGTCGAACTGGATCGACCCGCCCAGGTCATTGTACAGCTGAAGCAGGACGCCCGATCGCCCCTCGTCGGTGGAGGCGATGGTGCCGCTGTTGGTCAGCGCGATCTTCTGCGGCTGCGGCGCGTCCGGGGGCGTCGTACCGTAATAGCTGTAGTCGCTGGCAAAGGCGTTGAACCCCTGGGCGATCGAACCGCTGTTGGTGGCGGTGATCGCCCCCCCATTGACCGACAGGTTGACACCGCGACGGCTGGCGTCGTTCAGGATGCTGCCCGAATTGGTAAAGCTCAGGTCGCCGACCGCATAGATGGAAACGGCGGTGCGCTTCAGCGCCGCATCGCCGACCGTCCCGCTGTTGGTGAAGCGCGAAACCTGGCCCGAGATGGCGCCCTTGACGACGGCCTGGTTGGTCAGCGCCGCCAGCATGGCCTGCGGCTGCAGCTGGTAGTAGGAATAATAGCTGTCGCCCAGCACCAGATCGCCATCGACATTCGCGGTGTTGACGATTTGGCCATCGCCCAGAATCCCCAGCGAGGCCAGCGCGGTCTGGGACTGGATGGTCACGACGGTATCGGCACCGATCGCCTGAAGGTCCTCACGCTCGAAGTTGACAGCGGTCAGGGTGCCCAGCGTCGCGGTCGTCGATTTTGTGAAGGCATGGCGATAGATGTCGAACCCGCCGCCCCCGTCGATCGTGCCGCTGACGCCCGACTGGCCGTCGGTCTCGACGAACAGGTCGCTGCCGTCCCCGAAGCGCAGATTGCCGGTCAGCGTGCCTCCATTGGAGGTATAGATGGCATTGGAATAGGAGCGGCCGCCATAGCTGGCATAGCCCAGGTCGACATCGCCGGTGATCGTGCCCGCATTGACGATCTGGCCACCGCCCAGCCGGATGGCCAGTTGCCCGGTCGCGCCCGCGATCGTGCCACCGGCCAGATTGCGCAGCGTGGTGCCGTAACTGTAATTCTGGCCGATCGCGATGCCGCCCGTGCTGGCGATGCGGCCGCTATTGTCGATCGTGCCGGTCGTATAGTCCATGATGACGGCGGTGCCCGCCACCTCGATCGTCCCGCTGTTGACCAGCGTGGTGAAGCCCGAGACGCCGGTCGCGGCGCGGCCGCCCGAGGCCTGGACGATGCGGCCGCTATTGGTGATGCTCTTGGCATATTGGATGCCCGCCGCGCCGTTCAGCGTGATCGTGCCGTCATTGGTCACGCTCTTGCCGCCCGAAATGGCGGTCAGCTGGCCATAGGTGGTCGGCCGCGTGTCGGCGACGCTGATCGTGCCCGCATTGGTGAAGCTGTCCTCGCTGCCCAGCGAAACGGCATTGCCCGCATAGACGTTCGTGTTCGACACCGCGAGCGACAGCGCGCCGCGGCTGGTGATGGTCAGCGCATTGGCGGTATAGGTTTCGCCCGGTGCCTGGCTGCGCGAGGTCAGCTGGATCACCGAACCGGCGGTGCTGGCGATATCGGCGGTCAGGTCGACCGTCCCCTGCCCCGCCAGATAGAGCGGTCGCGTCGAGGCGGCGCCGGTCAGGGTCAGCTTGGCCTTGTCGAACAGTTCATAGCCGAGGGTGACGAACGGGCTGGTGGTCGGCAGGGTCGCGGCCGTGTCGGCCCGCACGCGCAGGCGCAGCCCCGCGCTCGCCCCCGACACCGTGCCGGTGATCCCGGCGAAGCGGTCGCCGCTGCTGCCGGCGAGTTCGGTGACGAGCAGATCGCCGCTCGTCAGCGTCAGATTGCCGTTCAGCACACCGCCCGGCAGCGCGAAATAGGTGTTGTTGTTGCCGTAATAGCTGGTCGACGAGGACGGGCCGAAGGTGACGTCGCCGTTGATCGTGCCCGCATTGGCGATGCGGGCATTGAACACCGCGAAATCGCCGTTCGGCCCGATACCGCGCGTGCCCCCGGTGACGACGCCGCCCGCCTGGTTGTTGAGCACGCCATAATAGTCGATGAACACGCCGGTCCCGGTCGCGGTGATCGTGCCGCTGTTGCTCAGGCTGCTCGACAGCTTGAGCCCGGCGGTCGTGCCCTCGATCCGGCCGGTGTTGGTCCAGTTCGAGCCCGACGAGCCCGACAGGATCGCACCCACCCCGCCGGTCGAGCGGATCGTGCCCGAATTGGCGAAGCTCGGCCCGAACAGCGACACCGCGGTGCCGCTGGCGGTGATCGTGCCCGAATTGACGAACGCACCCTGCGAGTTGAACGAGACGCCGCCCCCGGTCGCGGTCACGGTGCCGCTATTCTCGAAACGGTTCGCATAGTTCATCGAGACGGCATAGAGGCCGATCTGCGCTCCCGTGCCGATGATGCTGCCCGCATTGGTGACGCTGGGCGAACCGGACGAACCATATTCATCGGACAGCACGGTGCCGGTGTCGCTCAGCGCGGCGTTGTTGACGACCGCTCCGCCGCCCGCGACCCGCAACGGCCCCGCCACCGCAAAGTCCTTGGCCAAGGTGGTTGTCGTCTTGGTATCGGGAGCGAGGGTCAGCTGTTCGAAATTGGTCGGCAGAGTCAGCGCCGAGGACAGGGTCGTATCGCTGGTGAAGCGGATGCGCAGCGTGTCGGTGCCCGCCCCGCCGTCGATCGTACCGCTGATCCCGGTGCGGATCGCGCCGTTCGCATAGCCGACGATCAGCGTGTCGTTGCCCGATGAATAGGATACATTGCTCGAGCCGAAGCTCACATTACCGACAATCGTGCCCGTGCTGTTATCGATGACGGTGTTGCCGAACGAGACCGGATTTGGTGTCGCAATGACATCGCCCGTGATCGTCCCGGAATTGGTCAAACTAAAGCCCACACCCGCCTGGATCGCGGTCGTACCAGCGGTCGTGATCTGGCCACCCGCTGCGTTGATTATTGTGAGCGATGTGCCGGTGATGGCCGCGCCAGTTCCGCCATTGCTGATCGTGCCGCTGTTGGTCAGCGTAATCGAGCGTGCATTGGCCAGCGTCGCGGCGCTGCCGCTGTTGCCGATCGTGCCGCTGTTCGTCCAGCCATAGCCAGAGAACGCCGCGCTATAGGTCGCGCCCACATCGATCGCGCTGCGGCTGCCGCCATCGATGGTGCCGGCATTGGTCAGCGTGCCGACGGGGCCGCTGATCGCGCCGATCGTGCCGCCTGCGCGGTTGGTGATCGTCTGGAAGCCCGCATAGGTCGGGTTGCTCGACAGCAGCGCATAGCCGTCCGAGCCGGTCCCCGTGCCGCTGATCGTGCCGCTATTGTCGATCGACGCGGTCGTGCTGCCATAGCCGTTGCCGGTCTGGCCGATGACGATGCCGTTCGTGCCGCTGATGCTGCCGCCCGCGCGCACCGTCACCGACAGCTGGCCGCTGGAATAGCTGTTGGCGGTGGTCTGGCGGACGAACTGCACGCCGGTCTGGCCTGCGCCATCGACCCGGCCGCCCACGGTCAGCACCCCATAGGGATAGCTGGTGGCCGAGGTCGGGATCGCGAAGGCGATGGCGGGTGCGCCGCTGTTCGTCACCGTCGCCCCGGTCGCCACATCGACCGTGGTGCCCGAGGTCGTGACGGTCAGGCCGTTGCTGTCGGTGCCGCTGCACGTCGTCGTCGTGTTGGCCTGGGTCGGATCGGGGGTGCATTGGGCGAAGGCCGGGCCCGCCACCATCACCGCAAGCAGAATGGCACTCGATTCCAGAGCGCGCGCCTTCACCTGCCGAGCGCGCGACATTGCCTTCACCATTTTTCGAAACCCCTAATTGTCGGACGATTCCTATGATGAAGTCGGCGTCATGTCACGTGAATTCATGACGCGATCGTCATAACGAAATAAAGTCATTTCTCTTTTCTTGGCACGACCGGGGTTACCGAATTTCCATCATTGACGGCTCGGGGGTCGGAAAGGATCGGGCGATCCGATCACTTGCGCGGCCAGTTGCCGGTCGACGGCACCGAAGCAAATCGGCACCGCTCAGGGATGCGGCGTCAGTACATGGTCCGGATCGAGCAGTTCCAGCGCCGCGCCCTCTCTCGATTCGTCGGCCCCCGGTCCGTCCGCACGGTGCCAGCGCCACAGGACCAGCGCGGTGCCGCCCGGATTTTGCGCGGAGGGGACCAGCGCGCCTTCCGCGCCGCTCGCGATCAGCGCCTGCGCCAGCGCCCAGCTCGGCGGGCGGCCGCCTTCGATCCCGGCGATGGCCTTCCAGGGTGCGGCCAGGGCCTGGGCGATCCGCTCGTCGGCCGCGCGGCCCTGTCCGTCGGTCAGGTCGGCGATCGCGGTCGCGTCCAGGCGATAGGGGGCGAGCGTGCCGGGCTTGGCGAGGCCCTGATAATATTCGGCGATGGCGGTGGCGTGGTCGGTGCCCAGATAGAGCGCCGCCTGCCCCGGCGCGTTCCAGCGGCCGCCATGCCGCCGCGCCCCCTCCCCCGACCAGGGATCGCGTTGATAGCGGATCGCCAGCATCCGCCAGAGCGGGCAGCGCAGCGCGCGCAGGGGATAGGCCACCCCGTCCCCCTTGGCCGTCAGGAATAGACCCCCTCGGCCATGCGATCCAGGTCGCCCAGGACCAGCGCGGCATGGCCTTCCTCGACCAGCTGTTCGGGGGTCTTGCCGAAACCGGGCAGCGGCTGGTGGCGGAACCAGATGATCGCGCGCCCCTCGTCGCCCGACAGTTCGGCCGCGCGCGCGATGATGCGGGCGATCTCGCCGAGCCGCGCCTGGACCGCCGGGCTTCCCGGCTTGGCGGCCATGGTGTTGCGGTTGACCTGCGCCAGCTTGGCCAGCCGGGTCAGCGGCAGCCGCAACCGCTCGGCCATGCGGCGCGGGGCGATCATGTCGTGATCGCGGATATCGTCGAGAAAGGCGGCGAGCATCGGCACACTCCTTGCCCGTTATATGCCTGTTTCCTGCCCTATTCGCAAGACGCGCCTGGAAAGGCGGAGCCATTGCGGCCATCGGGAATTGATCCACATCACCCATCCGGCATCGGGATCGAAGAGGGTGAGGATCGGGAGCGGGATTTGAAGGAAGCGATCGGCTTTTCCAGCGAGGGCCTGGCCGAGGATGTCGCCTTTGCCCGCTACCGCGAACTCTATGCGCAAGGGGCCGATGTGGTGCGGCTGGACGGCCCGTTCCGGGCGCGCGTCACCGGCTGGCGCTTTCGCCACCTGCTGCTGTTCGAACGGCATCTGTCGGGCATGGCGCATGCGCGCGAGGAGCGGGTGCAGGCCGACGGTTTCGACCATATCGTCCTCCACCATGTCCTGTCGGGCACGCTGGTCGGCCATCCGCGCAGCGGGTTCGAGCACGCGGGGCCGGGCGACATCGTGTTTCTCGACACGCGGCGCGGCCACAGGACCGAGGCGCGCGACCTGCACATGATCACCGCCAGCATCGCGCGCGATCTGGTCCATGCGGCGCTGGGCAGTCTGGGGGCGCTGCATGGCCAGGTCGCGCACGCGCCCGACACCGCGATGCTGGGGGATTTCCTGCAATCGCTGGTCCGCCATGCGCCGATGCTCGACGACGGGCACGACCGCGCCTTTGCCCGCGCGCTGATCGAGCTGCTGCCGACCGCGCTGGGCGGCCCGCGCGACGTGGCGGTGGAGGCGCGGCGCCAGGACCATCTGCGGCGCGAGGCGGTCGACCGGCTGATCGACCGCGAAATCGCCGACCCGCAGCTGACCGGCACGGCCATCGCCGAGCGGGTCGGCCTGTCGCGCGCGACGCTCTATCGCCTGTACGAGCGCAATGGCGGGATCGCGCGCTATGTCCGGCATCGTCGGGTCGACGCGGTCCGCCGGGCGCTGGAGGGGACGGTTCCCGTATCGCTGGACGAGCTGGCGCGGGCTTATGGGCTGGGCGATGCGGCCGGGCTGACCCGCGCCTTTCGCGCCGAACATGATGTCGACCCCGACGCCTATCGGGCCCGGATGCGCCAGAGCCAGGCGGACAGCGCCACAATGGGGGCGCGGCGCTGGAACGGCTGGATGACCGAACTGGACTAGCGGGCGCGCCGATAGGCGAGCAGCGCCGCGCCGCACCCCAGCGCGCAGGTCGCGCCCAGTACCAGCGCCACCGCATCGGCCAGTCCGGTCAGCGCATGGCTGGCGATCCCGACCAGCCAGGGGCCCAGCGCGGTGCCCGACAGGGTGATGACCGTCAGGAAGATCGCCGTCGCCTCGACCCGGAGGGCGGACGCGATGCGCGCCTGAAGCCCGATCAGCCCGTTGGCCAGCGTCACCGACAGGCCGATGACCGCAACGGCCAGCGCCGCCAGCGTCCCGCCCCAGTCCCCGCCCCACGTCAGCGGCCACAGCGCCAGGCCGCACAGCCCCAGGCCCAGCAGCATCAGGCCGGGCGTGGTCCCCCTCCCCCGCCCCAGACGGTCGGACAGCCAGCCGCCCAGCCCATGGCCCAGCACCCCCGCCACCATCATCACCAGCCCGACCTGCGCGCCCGCCAGCGGCGGGGTCAGGCCATGCTGCCGGATCATCAGGCTGGCCGACCAGCTGGTCAGCGACTGGAGCGCCAGCGCGGCGCACAGCGCGGACAGGATATGCGGAACGAGGCTCGCGCGGTCGGCGATCATCGCGCGCAGCGCCTGGCGCATCCGGATCGCGGCGCTGCCCGGCCGGGCGACGGGATCGGGCCTTCGCCCCACATGCCAGGCGAGCGGCAGGCCGACCCCCCCCATCGCGAACAGCACGAGCCGCCACGGCGCCAGCCCGGTTGCCGGTGCCAATCCGGCGAACAGCGCGAGCAGCGCACCGCCCCCGATCATCGCCAGCCCCCGGCCCAGCGAGGCCCCGGCGGTGAACAAGGCGATGCCGCGCCCGCGATGGCCGGGCTCCATGGCAATCGCGATCAGCCCGACCGCGGCGGGGCCGATCGCGGCCTGGGCCAGCCCCATCAGCATCCGGGCGGGGACCAGCAGGGCGACCGACGCCGCGCATCCGCACAGGATCGTCGCGACGCTCGACCCCAGAAGCGCCAGCGCCAGCAACCGCGCCAGCGGCCATCGCCGCGCCGCCAGCACCATCGGGACGATCGCCAGCCCATGGACCAGCGCGAAGGCGGGCCCCTGGACGAAGCCGATCGCGTCGTCGCCCAGATGCAGCTCGGCCTTGATCGGCTCGACCAGCACGGACAGCAGGAAACGGTCGCCGACCGCCAGCATATGGACCA harbors:
- a CDS encoding autotransporter outer membrane beta-barrel domain-containing protein; the protein is MSRARQVKARALESSAILLAVMVAGPAFAQCTPDPTQANTTTTCSGTDSNGLTVTTSGTTVDVATGATVTNSGAPAIAFAIPTSATSYPYGVLTVGGRVDGAGQTGVQFVRQTTANSYSSGQLSVTVRAGGSISGTNGIVIGQTGNGYGSTTASIDNSGTISGTGTGSDGYALLSSNPTYAGFQTITNRAGGTIGAISGPVGTLTNAGTIDGGSRSAIDVGATYSAAFSGYGWTNSGTIGNSGSAATLANARSITLTNSGTISNGGTGAAITGTSLTIINAAGGQITTAGTTAIQAGVGFSLTNSGTITGDVIATPNPVSFGNTVIDNSTGTIVGNVSFGSSNVSYSSGNDTLIVGYANGAIRTGISGTIDGGAGTDTLRIRFTSDTTLSSALTLPTNFEQLTLAPDTKTTTTLAKDFAVAGPLRVAGGGAVVNNAALSDTGTVLSDEYGSSGSPSVTNAGSIIGTGAQIGLYAVSMNYANRFENSGTVTATGGGVSFNSQGAFVNSGTITASGTAVSLFGPSFANSGTIRSTGGVGAILSGSSGSNWTNTGRIEGTTAGLKLSSSLSNSGTITATGTGVFIDYYGVLNNQAGGVVTGGTRGIGPNGDFAVFNARIANAGTINGDVTFGPSSSTSYYGNNNTYFALPGGVLNGNLTLTSGDLLVTELAGSSGDRFAGITGTVSGASAGLRLRVRADTAATLPTTSPFVTLGYELFDKAKLTLTGAASTRPLYLAGQGTVDLTADIASTAGSVIQLTSRSQAPGETYTANALTITSRGALSLAVSNTNVYAGNAVSLGSEDSFTNAGTISVADTRPTTYGQLTAISGGKSVTNDGTITLNGAAGIQYAKSITNSGRIVQASGGRAATGVSGFTTLVNSGTIEVAGTAVIMDYTTGTIDNSGRIASTGGIAIGQNYSYGTTLRNLAGGTIAGATGQLAIRLGGGQIVNAGTITGDVDLGYASYGGRSYSNAIYTSNGGTLTGNLRFGDGSDLFVETDGQSGVSGTIDGGGGFDIYRHAFTKSTTATLGTLTAVNFEREDLQAIGADTVVTIQSQTALASLGILGDGQIVNTANVDGDLVLGDSYYSYYQLQPQAMLAALTNQAVVKGAISGQVSRFTNSGTVGDAALKRTAVSIYAVGDLSFTNSGSILNDASRRGVNLSVNGGAITATNSGSIAQGFNAFASDYSYYGTTPPDAPQPQKIALTNSGTIASTDEGRSGVLLQLYNDLGGSIQFDNSGTVTQGVNAYAGRYTYYGTPASDAARSYAIAVTNSGSITATGQGRSAALLTIDDYRGTGGSIRLDNSGTIDASGTSAYGVRAGFNGSGTATTGAQSIAITNSGTIRANGGGVTITDPYAGASVPQDPTAPTTYIAAAVSVFGNGTATATITNAATGTIEATGPLSVAVRTNGAALDLTNAGTIRGGAGTTLAANDTLVRQIGSPYLAGAIHSIGATDDRIVNTGSIFGSIALGDGNDRIENYGRIEGNVFLGAGDDTFLHRASATLVGTVDGGTGTNSLIVDATGGGTVNGDQFVNFQRFNQVGQGNVTYAGTFRFDTIGVAGGTVTVAAGQTLTSTGPVTITGTDANETVVNSGTIAGSVALGGGNDSFVEGPNSRVLGTLDGGTGTNLYGVLLAGDRSGIGQRSNFQQLAVTGTGTLSLTLDQSFDTVALAGTGLNVALAGNRIGSVTGSDAAEQLRVDGDIASVSLGAGDDLLALGTTNAAGRYDGGAGTDSLRFTANAPVVLSGLATGFETVSLTGNALTVTGSLGSQGAPLGFGDGDTALTVARGGTLAGVIDLGAGNDSFRLAAGSVLIGSVAGGAGNDTATLELAGNQMLAAGTLTGFETLATEGTGALTLTGAQSYAQVNAATDLTIASGSSLTAGQVAFTGGNQRFTIAGTFAGAVDGGAGTDTIALSGGTAAAPVAFTNVANVEALAMTGGYATVSGNAAFGAVDMTSGRLVGFAGSTMSAAQFLVRQGAT
- a CDS encoding RES family NAD+ phosphorylase gives rise to the protein MAYPLRALRCPLWRMLAIRYQRDPWSGEGARRHGGRWNAPGQAALYLGTDHATAIAEYYQGLAKPGTLAPYRLDATAIADLTDGQGRAADERIAQALAAPWKAIAGIEGGRPPSWALAQALIASGAEGALVPSAQNPGGTALVLWRWHRADGPGADESREGAALELLDPDHVLTPHP
- a CDS encoding antitoxin Xre/MbcA/ParS toxin-binding domain-containing protein, whose amino-acid sequence is MLAAFLDDIRDHDMIAPRRMAERLRLPLTRLAKLAQVNRNTMAAKPGSPAVQARLGEIARIIARAAELSGDEGRAIIWFRHQPLPGFGKTPEQLVEEGHAALVLGDLDRMAEGVYS
- a CDS encoding helix-turn-helix domain-containing protein — encoded protein: MKEAIGFSSEGLAEDVAFARYRELYAQGADVVRLDGPFRARVTGWRFRHLLLFERHLSGMAHAREERVQADGFDHIVLHHVLSGTLVGHPRSGFEHAGPGDIVFLDTRRGHRTEARDLHMITASIARDLVHAALGSLGALHGQVAHAPDTAMLGDFLQSLVRHAPMLDDGHDRAFARALIELLPTALGGPRDVAVEARRQDHLRREAVDRLIDREIADPQLTGTAIAERVGLSRATLYRLYERNGGIARYVRHRRVDAVRRALEGTVPVSLDELARAYGLGDAAGLTRAFRAEHDVDPDAYRARMRQSQADSATMGARRWNGWMTELD
- a CDS encoding MFS transporter, whose amino-acid sequence is MTRSTPHRGYGVAVLMALVHMLAVGDRFLLSVLVEPIKAELHLGDDAIGFVQGPAFALVHGLAIVPMVLAARRWPLARLLALALLGSSVATILCGCAASVALLVPARMLMGLAQAAIGPAAVGLIAIAMEPGHRGRGIALFTAGASLGRGLAMIGGGALLALFAGLAPATGLAPWRLVLFAMGGVGLPLAWHVGRRPDPVARPGSAAIRMRQALRAMIADRASLVPHILSALCAALALQSLTSWSASLMIRQHGLTPPLAGAQVGLVMMVAGVLGHGLGGWLSDRLGRGRGTTPGLMLLGLGLCGLALWPLTWGGDWGGTLAALAVAVIGLSVTLANGLIGLQARIASALRVEATAIFLTVITLSGTALGPWLVGIASHALTGLADAVALVLGATCALGCGAALLAYRRAR